In Flavobacteriales bacterium, the genomic stretch GTCATTGACATTGGTCGCAGCGATGAACTTCTGCACGGGTAGACCCATGCGATGAGCGATAAGTCCAGCTGTGAGATTCCCGAAATTGCCGGAGGGCACGCAGAAGACCAGATCATCGGGAGCATCCAGTTGCGCATAGGAACCGGCATAGTAAAAGGACTGAGGGATGAGCCGAGCGATATTGATGCTATTGGCCGAACTCAGCATGTACTTCTCATTGAGTTCGGAATCCAGGAAGGCCCGTTTTACCAAGGCCTGGCAATCATCGAATGTGCCTTCCACCTCCACGGCCTGTATATTCTGTCCGAGCGTGGTCAATTGTTTTTCCTGAAGCGGGCTCACCTTGCCGCTGGGATAGAGGATGATGACTTCCACATTTTCCACACCTAGGAATCCAGCGGCCACGGCACCCCCGGTGTCGCCACTCGTGGCCACGAGTATGGTGAGCCTGCGTGATTCATCCTTCACCAAACGCGACATGACCGCAGCCATGAATCGTGCTCCGAAATCCTTGAAGGCCAGAGATGGGCCGTGCCACAACTCCAAGCTGTGTATCCCCGGCTCAATCTCAACGACAGGTGCGGTAAAATTGACAGCCTGTTCGATGATAGCCCCTATCTCACTTGAACTGAAATCCTCTTCCAGATAGGGGCTGGCCAATTCCAATGCAATATCCTGTAGGCTCTTTCCAGGCGTACTCTTCCAAAAGTCCGGTGCCAATTCTGGAATGCTCACAGGCATGTACAGACCTCGATCATGGGGCAGGCTGCGGAGGACAGCCTCTCTCAGATCTACTACATTCTGTCTGTCCTTCGTACTATAAAATCTCATGCTAGGATCCTTGCTCCTTGGTCATCCACACGGGTCGATTCGATATCACAGCCCATGCGATAGTCTTCAAATAATTCTTTCAACTCAGAGACGACCGACTCGGTGTAGGCACTCGCTGGGAAGAAGGCAAAACTACTCGGTCCCGATCCGCTGATATTGTAATTGATGGCGCCCTGAGCTTTCAGTATCTCCTCCACCTCATCGAACAGCGGAATATCCACCCTCCGTTGCGGACCGATGATGTGATCCCGCATACATCTCTTCAGCAATGCTTCATCCCTGGTGTGCATGGCGTGGATGAATGCGGAGGTGTCTGCCGACTGTCGGATATGAAGATCCATTGCTACGCTCTCTTTCAATCTACCCCTGCTCTGAGAGGTGAGCACTTCAACATGGGGATGGATCAAGATGATCTGTAGGTCTTGGATGAAGGGCAATCGGATAATGTCGGCAGGTTCGTTGCTGCGCATGAGGATCAATCCTCCGAGCAGGCTAGGTACCACATTGTCACCATGCACACTGCCACTGGCCACTTGCTCTCCGATCAATGCATACTTGACCAGTTCTTCTTTGCTAAAGGGTCTACCCAGAAACTCATTGGCCGCCAGTACTCCTGCTGCTGCGCTGGATGCACTGCTTCCCATTCCACTGCCCAAAGGCATGCGTTTGTCCAAGCGGATAGCGAGTGACTCTTGACGCCCGAGATCGTGAAGCATGGCTATGATGCCTGCTGTAGCGGTGTTGTTCTCAGCCTGTCGTGACAACTTCCCATTATCTCCCTGAATATCAGATATATGTACACCTTCTTTCTCGCCTGAACTCACAGACACTACATCTCCTTTTCCTTGAACGGCCAGTCCCAGAATATCGAATCCCACGGCCAGATTGGCTATCGTGGGAGGGGCTGTGGCCGATATCGTTTTCGAATCAGCCATTGTTGCGATTGCCGAGTTGGATCAGTTCTGCAAAGACACCGGCCGCAGTGACATCAGCTCCGGCTCCTGGACCGGCCACTGTCAATGGTCGTTCTTGATAGCGATCAGAGTAGACCACTACCATATTATCCGTACTGGCCAGATTGTAGAATGGACTGTCATCTTTTACTTGTTGCAAGGTAACGCGGGCTTTGCCATCTGCATAGCTGGCGATATAGCGCAGTCTGGCTCCTTCTGCATCTGCTTCGGAGATAAGTCGGGCAAAATGATCGGATTCCTTCTCCAATTCTTGAAAGAAGGCCTCTACATCAGGGGCTTCCATACAGGCAGTAGGGAGTAGTGCTTCTACCTCTACTTCATTTGGTTCTATTTGGAATCCGGCCACTCGGGCTAGAATGATGATCTTTCGTTTGATGTCGTTTCCAGAAAGGTCTTCTCGCGGATCGGGCTCTGTATATCCTTTCTCGCGTGCATCGGTCACCAGGTCCTGGAAACTGGAATCCTTATCGAAGTTGTTGAAGATATACGAGAGCGAACCGGAGATCACCGCTTCGATACGATGCACCTTATCCCCACTCTCGACCAATTGTCTCAATGTAGCGATCACTGGCAATCCCGCGCCCACATTGGTCTCGTTCATAAAGGTCACATTGTGCGTCCGGGCCGTGTTGATGATCGCATCATACTCCTTCTGGGCACTGGAGGCCGCCACCTTATTGGCCGTAGAGATATTGATGCTATGGGTCAGTAGTCGTGGATAGACTTCCTTGGTGGCCGGATTGGCCGTGCAGTCCACAAATACAGAATTGGGCAGGTTTATTTCGATGATCCGATCTGCAAAAGTCTCGATGCTCGAGGCCTCTCCCAATTCATCCAACTGGTTCTTCCAGTTCTCCAATCGGATGCCTTCCCTATTGAACAACATCTTCCGGCTGTTGGCCACAGCCACTATGCGTAGGTCCAGATCGTTCTCTTCCAGCAAGGTATCGTACTGACCTTCTATCTGGGACAAGAGGGTACCTCCAATAAGCCCTACACCTAGGATGAATACATGCAGCTTTTCCTTCTGCGAGCGGAAGAATGCGTCATGGACCAGATTCAAAGCCTTACTCTTATCCTCGCTCTTGATGACCCATGTGACGTTGAGTTCTGAAGAACCTTGGGCCACAGCCACCACGTTGATACCGTTCCTACCCAGAGCGCTGAACAGTCTCCCTGCCACACCTGGATGTCTTCTCATCCCCTCACCTACCATGGCCAATACACAATGACCGGGTTCATTCTTGATGGGAAGTACGAGACCGCGCTCGATCTCACGGGCAAATTCTTTTTCGAGGCTCATCTGTGCATTCATCGCCTGAGACTCTTTGACCGCTACACTGATACTATGCTCTGAAGAAGCCTGAGTGATCATGATGACATTGGCCCCGGAACTTCCTAGTGCATGGAAGAATCGGGCTGCAGTACCTGGAATACCGACCAAGCCACTTCCTTCGATAGTCAACAGGGATACGTCCGAGATAGAAGTCAGACCGGTCATTCCGATTCCTTCTCGTACCCCAGCTTGAGCACTGATGCGTGTGCCAGCGTGATCAGGAGAGAAGGTGTTCTTGATGTAGATGGGGATATTCTTATCCAAGGCTGGTTGGATGGTAGGTGGGTATATCACCTTGGCACCGAAATGGGACAGTTCCATGGCCTCAGCATAGCTGAGTTCAGAGATGGTATAGGCGTTCTTGACCACTCGAGGGTCGGCTGTGAGTACCCCGTCCACATCGGTCCAGATCTCCAATGCTTCGGCTCGGAGCCCTCCAGCCAGCAAGGCTGCCGTATAATCCGATCCTCCTCTGCCTAGTGTGGTGGTATCTCCGGCAGCTGATCGAGCGATAAATCCAGTTACTACCTGTAATCCCGAATGCGTGGTGAAATACTCACGGATCCGTTCTCCAGTCGACTTCAGGTCCACCTGTGCTCGGGTATAGGTGTCATCGGTGTGGATGATCTCGCGGGCATCGCAGTATGCACTTTTAAGTCCTTCTGCACTGAAGTAATGGGAGATGATGAAGGCAGAAAGGCGCTCGCCAAAGCTCAACACGGCATCCTGGGATCGAGGCGATAACTCTCTGACCAAATAGATACCCCGTAGGAGTTCTTCCAGCTCATCCAATTGCGTCTGACAGGCCTCTTCAGTAGCTTGACGCATATCCTCAGGGAGAAGCTCATGGATAGCTTGTAAATGTCTATCAGCGACCTTTTGAAATAGAGAAGCATATTCATTTCTACCGGCCTCAGCTGCGATTGCAGTTTCGATAAGGGCATCTGTCACGCCTCCAAAGGCCGAGACCACGATGGCTATCCGTTCACCAGACCGTACGCGAGGTCCGACTTGATCATAGATGGACTTGATCCGTTCAGGATCGGCCACAGAACTACCACCGTATTTGAGGATCTTCATAAACCTGGCTCAGATTGATGTTAAAGGTCTGAATCTATACGACATATATGCCCAATTGTTTCTGATCTATGGGCTTTCATCTTCCATATATCGGCCGCAAAGAAATCAAAGTCGAATGGATCAAAAAAACATGGATCACGAGATGAGGTCCTGAACTCTGGGTGCATCTTAGCTCTACAATTCCAGAAGATGCTCAGCAAAGAAGAAAAATCCCTCTATCGATCCGAATTATTCCGTCATCTGGATGGCATTGCTGTCGCCCCAACTGGGTATACCCTTCACCGGGGAGGGGTCATGGATGTACTGGATGGTAACGGCTTTCAAGCCATTGATGCATTGGCACAGGAATTTCAAGCAAACGAAGGCTATCTGAATGTAGCCCTGAGGATACTTGCTTCACAAGGTTGGATAGAGATGCGTAACGCGACTACGCTTCCGGAGTATCGACTGACCGAAAAAGGCCAAAGGGCCTCTACCCATTTTCCGCTCTATGAAGGGGTGATGCAGGTGATGGAAATGAGTGAGCACTATCATCCTAGAAAATTCGAGCCCGAGCCATTCGACCATTGGATCCAAGTGACCCAACCTTTCATTGAAGGGCATGGCTTGGACCCTTCTGATGAGATCCACGCCCAGATATTGAAGCATATCGAAGGGGTCCTAGTAGGTCCATCTGTAGTTGCACTGGGTATGGGAGGAATGTTCCATAAATATTTCATGGAAACCTCCTTCAGACCAGAGGAGTTCCATAAGGATCCTGAGCGATTCGGTCGCTTGCTGGATTTCTTCACACATCTGGGATGGTTCCGCAAGAAGAATGACACCTATTCCTTTACCGACAAGGGCCTCTTCTTCGCCAAGCGGGCTTCAGCTTATGGGGTGACCGTCTCCTACATCCCCACTTTCAGGAAGCTTCCAGAACTCCTCTTCGGTGATCCCAAAGTGCTTTGGAATGTACCAGAGGGCGCCCCGGAAGCCCATGTGGACCGTGAGATGAACGTTTGGGGAAGTGGTGGAGCTCACAGCACCTATTTCAAGAAAGTGGATGAGATCGTCATCGACCTTTTCAATCGACCCATTGAAGAGCAGCCCAAAGGCATCGTGGACATGGGATGTGGCAATGGGGCCTATCTGGAGCATCTATTCACTGTGATCGATCAACACACATTACGCGGTACCCTTCTGGACGAGCATCCTTTGTTCTTAGTAGGAGCAGATTACAACGCAGCAGCCTTAAAGGTCACACGCGCCAACCTCATCGCTGCTGACATCTGGGCCAAAGTGATATTCGGTGACATCGGTCGGCCTGACCTGCTCGCACAGGATCTCGAAGAGAACTATAGCATCGCTCTCGCTGACCTGCTCAATGTGCGCACCTTTTTGGACCACAACCGCATCTGGACCGACACCGAACCACGAGGCCGGGAAGGGACAAGCACGGGAGCCTATGCCTTCAGAGGGAAACGGCTGACTTCTTCAGAGGTAGAGGAGAACCTGAAAAGACACCTCGAAGAATGGAGGCCGTATGTACAGCGATTCGGGCTGTTGATCATCGAACTCCACACCATCGCACCCCAACTCACCGCTTCCCATCTCGGCAGGACGGCCGCCACCGCCTATGATGCCACTCATGGCTATTCCGATCAGTACATAGTAGAGGTGGATGTGTTCCATCGGATCGCTGAAGAAGCAGGACTCTATCCGGATATGCATCATTTCAGCCGATTCCCGGATTCAGAACTGGCCACGGTAAGTATCAACCTACTTCGAGGCAAATAGCCCTACTCTTTCTTAAAGTGCCCTTGAGGCTTGGGCATATTCAGACTGATCGCATTGGAGACCAATGCGCAAACGAACATGCTGACAGCAAAAGGGATCAAGGTGTCGTTCTTGAAGAAACCTACCAAAGCCCCGACCAGACCTCCCATGAAGAGCAGGATCAGCGAACTGAACGATGTAGCGCTACCTGAAAGCTCATCATAGTAGCTGATGTATACAGCAGATGCGCAGGGATTGGCAAGTCCCATCGTACCCACGCAGAGAATGATCAGCCCAAACATCACGTAAAGCTCAGGCTGGAAGAAGAGGACATAGCAAAGTGTCAGCGTGGCGCAGGTCAATTGGATCAGATTTCCTCGTATGAAGAGCGTATGTGGATGCACGGTCTTCATCATTCGCATACTATAGAAGATACAGCC encodes the following:
- the thrC gene encoding threonine synthase encodes the protein MRFYSTKDRQNVVDLREAVLRSLPHDRGLYMPVSIPELAPDFWKSTPGKSLQDIALELASPYLEEDFSSSEIGAIIEQAVNFTAPVVEIEPGIHSLELWHGPSLAFKDFGARFMAAVMSRLVKDESRRLTILVATSGDTGGAVAAGFLGVENVEVIILYPSGKVSPLQEKQLTTLGQNIQAVEVEGTFDDCQALVKRAFLDSELNEKYMLSSANSINIARLIPQSFYYAGSYAQLDAPDDLVFCVPSGNFGNLTAGLIAHRMGLPVQKFIAATNVND
- a CDS encoding homoserine kinase gives rise to the protein MADSKTISATAPPTIANLAVGFDILGLAVQGKGDVVSVSSGEKEGVHISDIQGDNGKLSRQAENNTATAGIIAMLHDLGRQESLAIRLDKRMPLGSGMGSSASSAAAGVLAANEFLGRPFSKEELVKYALIGEQVASGSVHGDNVVPSLLGGLILMRSNEPADIIRLPFIQDLQIILIHPHVEVLTSQSRGRLKESVAMDLHIRQSADTSAFIHAMHTRDEALLKRCMRDHIIGPQRRVDIPLFDEVEEILKAQGAINYNISGSGPSSFAFFPASAYTESVVSELKELFEDYRMGCDIESTRVDDQGARILA
- the thrA gene encoding bifunctional aspartate kinase/homoserine dehydrogenase I: MKILKYGGSSVADPERIKSIYDQVGPRVRSGERIAIVVSAFGGVTDALIETAIAAEAGRNEYASLFQKVADRHLQAIHELLPEDMRQATEEACQTQLDELEELLRGIYLVRELSPRSQDAVLSFGERLSAFIISHYFSAEGLKSAYCDAREIIHTDDTYTRAQVDLKSTGERIREYFTTHSGLQVVTGFIARSAAGDTTTLGRGGSDYTAALLAGGLRAEALEIWTDVDGVLTADPRVVKNAYTISELSYAEAMELSHFGAKVIYPPTIQPALDKNIPIYIKNTFSPDHAGTRISAQAGVREGIGMTGLTSISDVSLLTIEGSGLVGIPGTAARFFHALGSSGANVIMITQASSEHSISVAVKESQAMNAQMSLEKEFAREIERGLVLPIKNEPGHCVLAMVGEGMRRHPGVAGRLFSALGRNGINVVAVAQGSSELNVTWVIKSEDKSKALNLVHDAFFRSQKEKLHVFILGVGLIGGTLLSQIEGQYDTLLEENDLDLRIVAVANSRKMLFNREGIRLENWKNQLDELGEASSIETFADRIIEINLPNSVFVDCTANPATKEVYPRLLTHSINISTANKVAASSAQKEYDAIINTARTHNVTFMNETNVGAGLPVIATLRQLVESGDKVHRIEAVISGSLSYIFNNFDKDSSFQDLVTDAREKGYTEPDPREDLSGNDIKRKIIILARVAGFQIEPNEVEVEALLPTACMEAPDVEAFFQELEKESDHFARLISEADAEGARLRYIASYADGKARVTLQQVKDDSPFYNLASTDNMVVVYSDRYQERPLTVAGPGAGADVTAAGVFAELIQLGNRNNG
- a CDS encoding class I SAM-dependent methyltransferase, which translates into the protein MLSKEEKSLYRSELFRHLDGIAVAPTGYTLHRGGVMDVLDGNGFQAIDALAQEFQANEGYLNVALRILASQGWIEMRNATTLPEYRLTEKGQRASTHFPLYEGVMQVMEMSEHYHPRKFEPEPFDHWIQVTQPFIEGHGLDPSDEIHAQILKHIEGVLVGPSVVALGMGGMFHKYFMETSFRPEEFHKDPERFGRLLDFFTHLGWFRKKNDTYSFTDKGLFFAKRASAYGVTVSYIPTFRKLPELLFGDPKVLWNVPEGAPEAHVDREMNVWGSGGAHSTYFKKVDEIVIDLFNRPIEEQPKGIVDMGCGNGAYLEHLFTVIDQHTLRGTLLDEHPLFLVGADYNAAALKVTRANLIAADIWAKVIFGDIGRPDLLAQDLEENYSIALADLLNVRTFLDHNRIWTDTEPRGREGTSTGAYAFRGKRLTSSEVEENLKRHLEEWRPYVQRFGLLIIELHTIAPQLTASHLGRTAATAYDATHGYSDQYIVEVDVFHRIAEEAGLYPDMHHFSRFPDSELATVSINLLRGK